A DNA window from Comamonas fluminis contains the following coding sequences:
- a CDS encoding IS3 family transposase (programmed frameshift), which produces MSKPKYPDEFKIEAIKQITQRGHKVADVSQRLGVSQHSLYQWLKTHSGPPAERQAQLTQTEELRRLKSELKRVTEERDILKKGRSVLCQAARVKYAFIQKHEHEYSIRSMCKVMVVHPSGYYAWKAEPVSPRARDDLRLQGLLKQAWLESGGVYGYRKLTLDMRDLGERCGKHRVARLLKLQGLRSQTGYRRRPGMRGGKPAIVAPNHLQRRFAVDEPNQSWVTDITYIRTHEGWLYLAVVVDLFSRLVVGWSMGSRIDTDLVLDALLMALWRRRPDQAVMVHSDQGSQFTGHDWQDFLRDHNLVSSMSRRGNCHDNAVAESFFQLLKRERIRRQIYTSREDARADIFNYIEMFYNPKRRHGTAGDISPIEFEKRHSQRLKSV; this is translated from the exons ATGAGTAAGCCTAAATATCCAGACGAATTCAAGATCGAAGCCATCAAGCAGATCACACAACGAGGCCACAAGGTCGCTGACGTGTCACAGCGCCTTGGCGTTAGTCAACATAGCCTGTATCAGTGGCTGAAGACGCATTCAGGGCCTCCCGCAGAGCGACAAGCTCAACTTACGCAGACAGAAGAGTTGCGCAGACTAAAGTCCGAGCTCAAGCGTGTGACCGAGGAGCGTGACATCCTAAAAAAGG GCCGCAGCGTACTTTGCCAAGCAGCTCGGGTGAAGTACGCATTTATTCAGAAACATGAGCACGAATACAGCATTCGTAGCATGTGCAAAGTCATGGTGGTACATCCCAGCGGGTATTACGCTTGGAAAGCTGAACCCGTCAGCCCACGGGCTCGGGATGATCTGCGACTGCAAGGTTTGCTCAAACAAGCCTGGCTTGAAAGTGGTGGTGTGTACGGCTACCGCAAGCTCACACTGGACATGCGGGATCTGGGAGAGCGCTGCGGTAAACACCGCGTGGCCCGTTTGCTCAAGCTCCAAGGGCTGCGTTCGCAAACGGGATACCGGCGCCGCCCTGGGATGCGCGGAGGCAAGCCCGCCATAGTTGCCCCTAACCACCTGCAGCGCCGCTTCGCTGTGGATGAGCCCAATCAATCGTGGGTGACCGACATCACGTACATCCGCACTCACGAGGGATGGCTGTACCTGGCAGTGGTGGTTGATCTGTTCTCCCGTCTGGTCGTGGGCTGGTCCATGGGCAGCCGCATCGATACCGACTTGGTACTCGATGCACTACTGATGGCTCTGTGGCGTCGTCGACCTGATCAGGCGGTCATGGTGCATTCGGATCAGGGAAGTCAGTTCACCGGGCATGACTGGCAGGACTTCCTACGAGATCACAACCTAGTCTCCAGCATGAGTCGCCGCGGTAACTGTCATGACAACGCAGTGGCCGAGAGCTTCTTCCAGTTGCTCAAGCGCGAGCGAATTCGTCGCCAGATCTACACGTCGCGCGAGGACGCAAGGGCAGATATCTTCAACTACATCGAGATGTTCTACAACCCAAAAAGGCGTCACGGCACTGCAGGAGATATTTCTCCGATAGAGTTCGAGAAACGCCATTCCCAACGGCTTAAAAGTGTCTAG
- a CDS encoding site-specific integrase: MISLPNFWRIMQLQQQWRKLHRHQLPCDIDTQALKQPERSSELISEPISGSPHQHIIRTEEAKLSQGSDNVVRVTPERGDWRSQAPANATSAEDGEFAALQPAPRLDEGLSSSKAAGETARSPEASRSPSTEGWTGDADAEQRALFSTVRQARAMLAKKQITSMQRGDGPPSAKTRADYRHKGMRLKKAMRQVDSDALISMTQSEVAAEKYFLHKASIALGEYAASGNSFYAMRAALSWRYMRLLQKLLARQDRLQKQTQKNKSLNHEEAVPASSPVRRFLDETRMRRYRNLLEQTMSRLNDMAQMTRDTCQAAHLGAARQSMDASLDTQGPSKTSKSVKALVGRLNKRRPEWQNEFRQANNQPSKYRAQALIQSLTGIRPTEFDPDKTIPKLAKNILGANASPGVVVTLTNKNTLRVRVPGGKVREKAGQVERSFELQITEAIPDWFIQELQGAGGSVRLFADPDGLAKHYQRVSRRMFSDQKSKRRLRITPYCFRHVTATNLRESGWDVEEIAALLGERSADTVSHYGFRKSGSRKPKHVTSHAVIKGTVKCTSAVKPANKSGLNTVLARAFKKRAP, translated from the coding sequence ATGATCTCCTTGCCCAACTTCTGGCGCATCATGCAATTGCAACAGCAGTGGCGCAAATTGCATCGCCATCAGCTGCCGTGCGACATCGACACGCAGGCTCTCAAGCAGCCTGAGCGCAGCTCAGAGCTCATCTCAGAACCCATCTCTGGTAGCCCTCATCAACACATTATCAGGACCGAAGAAGCGAAGCTCTCGCAGGGTTCGGATAATGTGGTGCGTGTCACACCGGAACGGGGTGACTGGCGTAGCCAAGCACCGGCAAATGCGACGTCCGCTGAGGACGGCGAATTTGCTGCCCTGCAGCCAGCCCCAAGGCTGGATGAAGGGCTATCCAGCAGCAAAGCTGCTGGGGAGACCGCAAGGTCTCCAGAGGCATCACGCTCGCCATCCACGGAAGGATGGACTGGTGATGCAGATGCTGAACAACGAGCACTGTTCAGCACCGTGCGGCAGGCACGAGCCATGCTTGCAAAAAAGCAGATCACCAGCATGCAGCGGGGTGACGGCCCACCCAGTGCCAAGACCAGGGCTGACTATCGGCACAAGGGGATGCGGCTCAAAAAAGCGATGCGCCAAGTGGACTCGGATGCGCTCATTTCGATGACGCAAAGTGAAGTTGCCGCAGAGAAATATTTCTTGCACAAGGCCAGCATCGCCTTGGGTGAGTACGCTGCAAGCGGCAACTCTTTTTACGCCATGCGTGCTGCTCTATCTTGGCGATATATGCGCTTGCTGCAAAAGCTCCTTGCTCGGCAAGACAGGTTGCAAAAGCAGACCCAGAAAAATAAGTCGTTGAACCACGAGGAAGCGGTTCCCGCTTCCTCGCCAGTTAGGAGGTTTCTCGACGAAACCAGGATGCGAAGGTATAGAAACTTGCTTGAGCAAACGATGTCCCGGCTGAACGACATGGCGCAGATGACACGCGATACCTGCCAAGCCGCACATTTGGGTGCGGCCCGTCAGAGCATGGATGCAAGCCTCGACACTCAAGGTCCTTCTAAAACATCAAAGTCCGTCAAGGCCTTGGTTGGTCGGCTTAACAAGCGCCGCCCCGAGTGGCAAAACGAGTTTCGGCAGGCCAACAACCAGCCCAGCAAATACAGAGCACAGGCCCTGATTCAGTCGCTCACGGGCATACGTCCCACTGAGTTCGATCCCGACAAGACCATCCCCAAGCTTGCTAAAAACATCCTGGGTGCGAACGCGTCTCCAGGCGTCGTTGTCACTCTCACCAATAAAAACACTCTGCGGGTGCGTGTTCCCGGTGGCAAAGTGCGAGAAAAAGCTGGCCAAGTTGAGCGAAGCTTTGAGCTGCAGATTACTGAGGCCATCCCAGACTGGTTCATTCAAGAGCTCCAAGGTGCAGGAGGCAGCGTGCGTCTATTTGCTGATCCTGACGGCCTCGCCAAGCATTACCAGCGAGTGTCCAGGCGCATGTTCAGCGATCAAAAGTCAAAACGGAGGTTGCGCATCACACCGTACTGCTTCAGGCATGTGACAGCCACCAATCTACGGGAATCAGGCTGGGATGTAGAAGAGATCGCAGCACTGCTCGGAGAGCGCAGTGCCGATACTGTCTCGCACTACGGGTTCAGAAAATCCGGCAGCCGCAAGCCAAAGCATGTGACCAGTCACGCGGTCATCAAAGGAACGGTGAAATGCACTAGCGCAGTCAAACCAGCCAACAAATCAGGATTAAACACGGTTTTGGCGAGAGCATTTAAAAAACGGGCTCCTTGA
- a CDS encoding DNA cytosine methyltransferase, with translation MIDKILGREVYSTSGPSPTCFDLFSGAGGLSVGFSIAGGVPLGAVDIDSDSISTYKRNFPMAEDVACCPIESWKPATKPGKVDVIIGGPPCQGFSLARGLRFLDDPRNHLYKYFIHLVGVYQPKWIVMENVEGITNIGGGVILEQILEDFRNVGYLVECKIINMAQYGVPQLRKRAIFVGNNSGQSFNWPTIRYFDTRKKKSEPALFFDDLQPFNSVNSALSDLMLPQGNYFSHRANAQMRGPRNRLAHTEPAFTLRVRGDEFALCQHPAESAFIPGPMPTDEIVYADPQNELQEMLRNSIPSWIKPEKVPRTRRKKPPMLEGTRRLTIKEQARLQTFPDWVKFEGRVTSQARQIGNAVPPVFSSQLFAEIFKTL, from the coding sequence ATGATTGATAAAATCTTAGGGCGTGAAGTGTATTCCACAAGCGGTCCGTCTCCTACGTGTTTTGATTTGTTTTCAGGCGCGGGAGGGCTAAGCGTTGGATTTTCTATAGCAGGTGGTGTGCCCTTGGGGGCGGTAGATATTGATTCCGATTCAATTTCTACATATAAACGAAATTTTCCAATGGCGGAGGATGTCGCATGTTGCCCTATTGAGTCATGGAAACCAGCGACAAAGCCGGGAAAGGTGGACGTAATTATTGGCGGGCCTCCCTGTCAAGGTTTTTCTTTGGCTCGAGGTCTCCGATTTTTAGATGATCCACGCAATCATTTATATAAGTACTTCATCCATTTGGTTGGCGTGTACCAGCCAAAATGGATAGTAATGGAGAATGTAGAGGGCATTACAAATATAGGTGGCGGAGTTATTCTAGAGCAAATACTTGAGGACTTTAGGAATGTAGGCTATCTTGTCGAGTGCAAAATTATAAATATGGCCCAATATGGTGTACCACAGCTTCGAAAGAGAGCCATATTTGTCGGAAATAATTCTGGTCAATCTTTTAATTGGCCAACCATTCGATATTTCGATACAAGAAAGAAAAAATCAGAACCAGCTCTATTTTTTGATGACCTGCAGCCATTCAATTCTGTAAATAGTGCTCTAAGCGATCTAATGTTGCCTCAGGGAAACTACTTTTCCCATCGTGCAAACGCACAAATGAGAGGTCCACGTAATAGACTTGCACATACTGAGCCTGCCTTCACATTGCGTGTAAGGGGTGACGAATTCGCGTTATGCCAGCATCCTGCTGAGTCAGCCTTTATACCCGGCCCAATGCCGACCGACGAAATAGTGTACGCAGACCCACAAAACGAGTTACAGGAGATGCTAAGGAATAGCATCCCCTCGTGGATTAAACCAGAAAAGGTGCCGCGTACTCGACGCAAGAAACCTCCGATGCTTGAGGGAACAAGGAGGCTGACCATAAAAGAGCAAGCTAGGCTTCAAACATTTCCAGATTGGGTGAAGTTTGAAGGCCGAGTGACTTCTCAAGCACGGCAAATAGGCAACGCAGTTCCTCCTGTGTTTTCATCCCAGTTATTTGCTGAAATTTTTAAGACGCTATGA
- a CDS encoding Eco57I restriction-modification methylase domain-containing protein: MLNTIHIAKIAEDYLSKVMACDISTNSVLPHIRRVLEKFWKTESEGRHYFAHESTIASRTANGIVETPRPMAAYMVSLAYFRWKSEKNKTQIENHNIHWFDPCGGAGIFPVEILRFYFEKLGANNPLSLPKITISEISELGLAVSFINIIVALNAYGISVPDYIKTGKLKLILGDTLDRFHEEEDLFSEKDKFNIIIGNPPYVRASRLSATYKKKLKQKFPGLYGGSADLYTYFIAAGISNISDNGVLTYISPAAYTRAKSCAPLRKWLLKNASLDSFIDLDETKVFEDADLHAAVYVFRKRRCSVENVQYRHIKDEIELDSLLDGRITLNSALVDTPLSAGWAFHASKSSLDDYSRVFAGCVRMQDLDIKIYSGIRPGYSKAFVLNTNQYEGFDPKIRDKWIKPLLLPSNIKKWTGHKNINYMIVIPMGSIQVDQEIISFLAPYKDALAKRAEIKNKDQWYTLRSCSYYKEMEKKKIAFPDLSAHQRFSLVEQGIYVPDGAYFINSENLVLLGILNSSLAKQYFVHRCSSVGNLKSKGRFRFKKEFVKDFPLPRQCLSNGDLQEKIANLVSLMIKKGETEGMKKELDELVQKIYQEK; this comes from the coding sequence ATGCTGAACACTATTCATATTGCAAAAATTGCCGAAGATTATTTATCGAAGGTGATGGCGTGCGATATCTCAACCAATTCAGTTCTTCCACATATAAGGCGCGTTTTAGAAAAATTCTGGAAAACTGAGTCAGAGGGAAGGCATTACTTCGCGCACGAATCAACTATTGCGTCGCGAACGGCCAACGGGATTGTTGAAACTCCACGCCCGATGGCTGCGTATATGGTGTCCTTGGCTTATTTCAGATGGAAGTCTGAAAAAAATAAAACACAAATCGAGAACCACAACATCCACTGGTTTGACCCATGCGGGGGTGCAGGAATATTCCCTGTAGAGATTTTACGATTCTATTTTGAGAAGCTAGGTGCTAATAATCCATTGAGCCTCCCAAAAATTACGATTTCTGAAATATCAGAGCTAGGGTTGGCCGTTTCTTTTATTAATATAATTGTAGCCCTGAATGCATATGGAATTTCTGTACCTGATTACATCAAGACAGGGAAGTTGAAATTAATTCTTGGCGACACGCTAGATAGATTTCATGAGGAAGAGGATTTATTCTCTGAAAAAGACAAATTCAATATCATAATCGGAAATCCACCCTACGTTCGTGCTTCAAGGCTCTCTGCTACGTACAAGAAAAAGCTCAAGCAGAAATTCCCTGGACTTTACGGTGGCAGCGCTGATCTCTATACCTATTTTATAGCCGCCGGGATTTCAAATATATCCGATAATGGAGTTCTCACATACATTTCACCAGCTGCATATACAAGGGCAAAAAGTTGCGCCCCACTTCGAAAATGGCTTTTGAAGAACGCAAGCTTAGATTCATTTATTGATCTTGATGAAACAAAAGTATTCGAAGATGCCGATTTGCATGCTGCCGTTTATGTTTTCAGAAAGAGAAGATGCTCTGTAGAAAATGTTCAGTATCGCCATATCAAAGATGAAATAGAACTTGATTCGTTGCTTGATGGAAGAATTACGCTGAACTCTGCCTTAGTTGATACTCCTCTAAGTGCCGGCTGGGCCTTTCACGCATCAAAGAGCTCACTTGATGATTACTCTAGAGTATTTGCGGGCTGTGTAAGAATGCAAGATCTTGACATTAAAATTTATTCTGGAATACGCCCTGGATATTCTAAAGCATTTGTTCTGAACACCAATCAATACGAAGGTTTTGATCCTAAGATTCGTGACAAATGGATAAAGCCACTGCTATTGCCATCGAACATAAAAAAATGGACTGGCCACAAAAACATAAATTACATGATCGTTATCCCCATGGGATCAATACAAGTCGATCAAGAGATCATCTCTTTCCTTGCTCCATATAAAGACGCACTTGCGAAGCGAGCAGAGATTAAGAATAAGGATCAGTGGTATACACTACGATCTTGCAGCTATTACAAAGAAATGGAAAAGAAAAAAATCGCCTTTCCTGACTTGTCTGCGCACCAACGATTTTCACTTGTCGAACAGGGAATCTACGTTCCCGATGGGGCCTATTTCATTAATAGCGAAAATCTAGTTCTGCTCGGGATATTAAATAGCAGTCTTGCGAAGCAGTACTTTGTCCATCGATGCTCTAGCGTAGGCAACCTGAAATCAAAGGGTCGATTTAGATTTAAAAAAGAGTTTGTAAAAGATTTTCCGCTACCACGTCAATGTCTATCGAATGGGGATCTCCAAGAAAAAATTGCCAATCTAGTTTCTTTAATGATTAAAAAAGGTGAAACGGAAGGCATGAAAAAAGAACTTGATGAGCTCGTACAAAAAATTTATCAGGAAAAATAA
- a CDS encoding IS481 family transposase has product MNSFNQTIIRHKVGLLNLASELGNISKACKVMGVSRDTFYRYQHAHEEGGVEALIQISRRKPNPKNRVDDAVETAVIAYALEQPAHGQLRASNELRQRGIFVSPSGVRSIWMRHQLASFKQRLSNLEAEVAKTGAVLTESQVTALERKREDDLACGEIETTHPGYLGSQDTFYVGTIKGVGRIYQQTFVDTYSKWAAAKLYTTKTPITGADLLNDRVLPFLTEQGMGLLRILTDRGTEYCGKAETHDYQLYLAINDIEHTKTKVRHPQTNGICERFHKTILQEFYQVAFRRKIYRSIDELQTDLDDWINYYNGQRTHQGKMCCGRTPMQTLIDAKEVWDEKVKALN; this is encoded by the coding sequence ATGAACAGTTTCAACCAAACCATCATCCGGCACAAGGTCGGCCTGCTCAATCTGGCCAGTGAGCTGGGCAACATATCCAAAGCCTGCAAAGTCATGGGCGTCTCCCGTGACACTTTCTATCGCTATCAGCATGCCCACGAAGAAGGTGGCGTAGAGGCCCTGATCCAGATATCTCGGCGCAAGCCCAATCCCAAGAACCGGGTTGATGACGCCGTCGAAACGGCCGTCATTGCCTATGCCCTGGAGCAGCCAGCGCATGGACAGTTACGTGCAAGTAATGAACTACGCCAGCGGGGCATCTTTGTGTCTCCCTCCGGTGTGCGCTCCATCTGGATGCGTCATCAACTGGCCAGCTTCAAACAGCGTCTGTCCAACCTGGAAGCCGAGGTCGCCAAGACTGGCGCCGTTCTCACTGAATCCCAGGTGACAGCCTTGGAAAGAAAGCGGGAAGATGACCTGGCCTGCGGAGAAATCGAAACCACTCATCCCGGTTATCTTGGTAGCCAAGACACCTTCTATGTGGGCACGATCAAGGGCGTCGGGCGCATCTACCAGCAAACCTTCGTGGACACCTATTCCAAGTGGGCTGCCGCCAAGTTGTACACCACCAAGACACCAATCACGGGAGCTGATTTGCTCAATGACCGAGTCCTGCCTTTCCTGACGGAGCAAGGCATGGGACTGCTGCGAATCCTGACGGATCGAGGCACGGAGTATTGCGGCAAGGCCGAGACGCACGACTACCAGTTATATCTGGCAATCAACGACATTGAGCACACCAAGACCAAGGTGCGTCACCCGCAAACCAATGGCATCTGTGAGCGGTTCCACAAAACGATCCTGCAGGAGTTTTACCAAGTGGCATTCAGGCGCAAGATCTACCGCTCCATCGACGAGCTGCAAACGGATCTGGACGATTGGATCAATTACTACAACGGGCAGCGAACACATCAAGGCAAGATGTGCTGTGGCAGGACGCCGATGCAAACGTTGATTGATGCAAAGGAGGTCTGGGATGAGAAGGTAAAAGCGCTCAATTAA
- a CDS encoding bacteriohemerythrin yields the protein MSHTATLVWGDHLLMGHAPMDELHEEFVEIIALLQTAEDSELPKLLQDMQTHLQHHFAEEDEWMLSTSFPPRECHIDEHAAVLKSVAEVREKLAEGNVAICHDLVRALADWFPGHATHLDSALAHWMSKQRFGGKPVVIRRNIQTSASD from the coding sequence ATGAGCCACACCGCCACCCTGGTCTGGGGAGACCACCTGCTGATGGGCCACGCGCCCATGGATGAATTGCACGAAGAGTTCGTGGAGATCATCGCCCTGCTTCAGACCGCCGAAGACAGCGAACTGCCCAAGCTGCTGCAAGATATGCAGACCCATTTACAGCACCACTTTGCCGAAGAAGACGAGTGGATGCTGAGCACCTCTTTTCCGCCCCGCGAATGCCATATTGACGAGCATGCAGCCGTGCTCAAGTCGGTGGCTGAGGTGCGCGAAAAGCTGGCCGAGGGCAATGTGGCGATTTGCCACGATCTGGTGCGTGCGCTGGCCGACTGGTTTCCCGGCCATGCCACGCACCTGGATTCCGCCCTTGCGCACTGGATGAGCAAGCAACGCTTTGGTGGCAAGCCGGTGGTGATTCGCCGCAATATCCAGACCTCTGCCAGCGACTGA
- a CDS encoding MBL fold metallo-hydrolase, with product MTQAPRPLPPGLTVLERGWLSANNIVFAAQPGDREGAAVVDTGYVTHSEQTLALVADTLQGQLLARILNTHLHSDHCGGNAALQAAYPEVQTYIAPGQAQQVRVWDESQLSYAPTGQDCPRFAITGVLQPGTSVQLSGRDWQIHAAPGHDPHSVILFEPDSRTLISADALWENGFGVVFPEIEGQHAFDEVAATLDCIEQLKPLTIIPGHGSVFRDVDAALATARRRLDGFVQSPERHASYAAKVLLKYKLLEWQQISLPALHLWLQQTPYFGMLHQRYFSQETPQQWAQSLVSSLVASGAAELQGTDDATPVLVNR from the coding sequence ATGACCCAAGCTCCCCGCCCTTTGCCCCCCGGACTGACCGTGCTGGAGCGCGGCTGGCTGTCGGCCAACAACATCGTGTTTGCGGCCCAGCCCGGCGACCGCGAAGGTGCAGCCGTGGTGGACACGGGCTATGTCACGCATTCCGAGCAGACTCTGGCTCTGGTGGCTGACACACTGCAGGGCCAGCTACTGGCGCGCATTCTCAACACCCATCTGCACAGCGACCATTGCGGCGGCAATGCGGCGTTGCAGGCGGCTTACCCCGAGGTGCAGACCTATATCGCCCCCGGTCAAGCCCAGCAAGTACGGGTCTGGGATGAAAGCCAGCTCAGCTACGCCCCCACGGGCCAGGATTGCCCACGTTTTGCCATTACCGGCGTGCTGCAACCTGGCACCAGCGTGCAGTTGTCGGGCCGCGACTGGCAGATTCATGCAGCACCCGGCCATGATCCACATTCGGTCATTCTGTTTGAGCCTGACAGCCGCACGCTGATCTCTGCCGATGCGCTGTGGGAGAACGGCTTTGGCGTGGTTTTTCCAGAAATCGAAGGCCAGCACGCCTTTGACGAAGTCGCGGCCACGCTGGACTGCATTGAGCAGCTCAAGCCGTTGACCATCATTCCCGGCCACGGCAGCGTGTTCAGGGATGTCGATGCGGCCCTGGCCACTGCGCGCAGGCGGCTGGATGGTTTTGTGCAATCGCCAGAACGCCACGCAAGCTATGCAGCCAAGGTGCTACTCAAATACAAGCTGCTGGAGTGGCAGCAGATCAGCCTGCCTGCGCTGCATCTGTGGCTGCAGCAAACGCCTTATTTCGGCATGCTGCACCAGCGCTATTTTTCGCAGGAAACCCCGCAGCAATGGGCGCAATCTCTGGTGAGTTCACTCGTCGCCAGCGGCGCTGCCGAGCTGCAAGGCACAGACGATGCCACGCCGGTGCTGGTCAACCGCTGA
- a CDS encoding DUF2798 domain-containing protein: protein MPSTSSPSDRSSRFRLHKRFTPLVFAFYMAAIMALLMCGVIVAAKDGLNSHYVQHVLQAYVLAMPAAFCCVLLVRPLVMRLVALTVRH, encoded by the coding sequence ATGCCCTCAACTTCTTCTCCATCAGACCGCTCATCCCGTTTTCGTCTGCACAAGCGCTTTACCCCGCTGGTCTTTGCTTTTTACATGGCGGCCATCATGGCGCTGCTGATGTGCGGCGTGATTGTTGCCGCCAAGGATGGTCTGAACAGTCACTATGTGCAGCATGTGCTGCAGGCCTATGTGCTGGCCATGCCTGCCGCTTTTTGCTGTGTGCTGCTGGTGCGCCCGCTGGTGATGCGTCTGGTCGCGTTGACGGTCAGGCACTGA
- a CDS encoding siderophore-interacting protein → MSNTETTAIMQRVRHEFRARHVQLLAREQISPGFIRLTVGGPELQGFVSAGFDDHSKLILPQAGQEKPNLPQIIDGRPHIEGARPEMRDYTPINYDAARNTLQLEFAVHGTGPAVEWARSAPLGQWLGLAGPRGSLVIPADLDWHVLLGDESAMPAIERRLAELAAGSRAIVRVQANAADQRAWRSAAALDLQWVASLADAADALQLPEGDGFVWAAGENRVMADLRKRILAKPGANPKRMRIASYWKLGEAAHHEELSAAD, encoded by the coding sequence ATGTCCAACACCGAGACAACCGCCATCATGCAACGTGTACGCCACGAATTCCGCGCTCGCCATGTGCAATTGCTGGCACGAGAGCAAATTAGCCCTGGCTTTATCCGCCTGACCGTGGGTGGCCCCGAGTTGCAGGGCTTTGTCAGCGCAGGCTTTGACGATCACAGCAAACTTATCCTGCCGCAGGCAGGTCAGGAAAAGCCCAATTTGCCGCAGATCATCGACGGCCGTCCGCATATCGAAGGCGCACGCCCCGAGATGCGTGACTACACCCCGATCAACTATGACGCAGCCCGCAACACGCTGCAGCTGGAATTTGCCGTGCACGGCACGGGGCCAGCCGTGGAATGGGCGCGCAGCGCACCACTGGGGCAGTGGCTAGGCCTGGCCGGACCGCGTGGCAGCCTGGTCATTCCTGCTGACCTGGACTGGCATGTGCTGCTGGGCGATGAATCGGCCATGCCTGCGATTGAGCGCCGTCTGGCCGAGCTGGCAGCGGGCAGTCGGGCCATTGTGCGTGTGCAGGCCAATGCGGCGGATCAGCGTGCATGGCGCAGCGCCGCCGCACTGGATCTGCAGTGGGTGGCTTCGCTGGCTGACGCTGCCGATGCGCTGCAACTGCCTGAGGGTGACGGTTTTGTATGGGCGGCGGGGGAAAATCGCGTCATGGCCGATTTGCGAAAGCGCATTCTGGCCAAGCCCGGCGCCAACCCCAAGCGCATGCGCATTGCCTCGTACTGGAAGCTGGGCGAAGCCGCACACCACGAAGAGCTGAGCGCTGCAGACTGA
- a CDS encoding MarR family winged helix-turn-helix transcriptional regulator encodes MSSSLSADVFELLHDLMHLFRARLLQSIETAQPGLTFNEFRILMHTGRNPGITQKELVEHSHTDKAQMARTLAQLQDKGWLERSTSEADKRVRCLQLSAQGQQLYARLRTLREELAVELLKDCPQEMQAQLQTQLQAMLRLVKDSASAA; translated from the coding sequence ATGAGCTCATCCCTTTCTGCCGATGTGTTCGAGCTGCTGCACGACCTGATGCATCTGTTTCGCGCACGCCTGCTTCAGTCCATAGAAACGGCCCAGCCGGGGCTGACCTTCAACGAATTCCGCATCCTGATGCACACTGGCCGCAACCCTGGCATCACGCAAAAGGAACTGGTGGAGCACAGCCACACCGACAAGGCTCAGATGGCGCGCACCCTGGCCCAGTTACAGGACAAAGGCTGGCTGGAGCGATCCACCAGCGAGGCCGACAAGCGCGTGCGCTGCCTGCAGCTCAGCGCTCAGGGCCAGCAGCTTTATGCCCGGTTGCGCACTCTGCGCGAAGAGCTGGCAGTCGAGCTGCTGAAGGACTGTCCGCAAGAGATGCAAGCCCAATTGCAGACCCAGTTGCAGGCCATGCTCAGGCTGGTGAAGGACAGCGCCAGCGCAGCATGA